The window TCCGCCGTACGCTCGACGGCGCGGAGAAGTGAGCCTTCCGATTCTTACGGCGGGAGCTGGAGACTCTGGGGTTGTACTTCATTGTGATTGATTAGGGTTTTTGGGTCTCGGAGGGAATTGAAGTTAACCAAAGGCAAAGAGGAAGAAAAACCTAATTTTAAAGCTTCATTTTATATTTAGGGGATTGTAGATATTGGACTTGAATTTACCAAAATACCCCTAACTCAACCAACGATCTACAAGCCTCTTTATGAGTCAATAACACAAAAGAGAGAACACCCACCCGGCAACTCCTACATACAGAGGGAAGGAGAAGGGTATTTACTTATGCATAAAAGAACTATCTCCTTTCTTAAAGACGAATTTCGTTATCCAAATCCGTgttaaataaattattgaatTTACATACTAATAACAAGTTTTAGTGGCAAGAACGAGTTGAATTTAGAGAGCATGTTAATTTCTCAAATAAACTAGTTTTTAATCGAAGTAACTAGGGGTTGAAGTTGTTTTGAATTGGAAAAGATTATTGAATGAAACAAAAGAGGATTGTAAACTTCAATGAATGAAAGATCCTAGCTTGGGTCTAAACGACATTccatatttttatttgttcgatCATGGCAATTTCATTACTTGATCTAAATGTTAAATCCCAACCAATTTGATTAGAGACGCTAACCAAATTGTCCTAAGTAactaattgatacaaattgaaCCGATGGTGCatacaaaattcaaattaatacTAATCACGAGGGGAGTAATTTACTTTCAAACGTCTAGTTAATTATTCTATTGATTTGATTCTAAGTTTGGTTAGATCGAGACTCTTCTAATTGATTAGAATTGTAAGCTAACTCAACTTCTAGAAAAATATACTATCCAGTGTCATGATATTGTATATGAATTCAAACAAAAGTGTTTGAAATATAATATGCTTTACTAAAGATTAAAACTAAATCAAATCATCCAATACATCAAATCAAGTGCAAAGGCTCACAAACAATGAAATATGAGAAGAATCCAAACGACCCAAGCTAGAGAAGTATACCTTAGCCTCTTATCCACACGTCAGATGATGAGAAATTTGTTTGGGGACATAAACTAGTTGAAAGAGATAAGAAATAGGGAGAAAACAGTAGCAAGTCGGATGGAATCTGATATTTTAAAACTTAGCGACGAAAAAAGGTATATATAAAAACTATATGGCGTCGCGACATTGGCAGTCACTTGTGCGCAACAAGTGTTCGGAGCACCACGACACCAAAGCCCTTTCACAATAATGCGCCTTACTGCCTTACAGTGTCTTAATGCTACAAAGCAGAAGCCTAATTGGCTTCTTTTGATCACCTATTTGCGTCGGTTGATGCCATTTAACCTTGTATTTGCTCGATTAAGTCTCAAACGAACATAATATTGATTTCTACCATTGAATTGCTCAAAACCTACAACATAGCCAAATAGGATCATAAAATACTCTAACAATTCTGGTTTAAGCAGAATAAGATAACGTATTTTCGACGTTATCACTTTCAGTAATGTTACGCATGCCTTAATGCAAATCGTATAAACCGGTAGCTTCTAAAGTTCATACAACATCCATTTTGAATATGCAGTTCTTAAAGACAAGTTGAAATTCAGAGAATAAATACTCATACCTAAAAAGAAAGTCAAGaaagaaactaaaaataattaCCTTTTAGACATGAAAGTTCTCTATGGTACAATTTTGCTTtttcatatttgaaaataaatagttatttctcaaatttctgtaacaaaaaaaatgtaactatccaactttttatactaagctgaggtcattactaaaaagaaacaataacaagagacactttcttgaaaatagggaaactaaattttcattaaaaacggaatattgaaacactgatacatataCGCGGAAGCAagactgagtccccatatggcatgccacggatccttatttgtcgctcgccagctttcctctacctttacctttacctgaaatattaaacatagaaagagtgagtataaacatctactcagtaagggacctgctactagtcccgctaggtgtttgttaacttcccattagagtcctgtaaagaagtacccctaaatTGGCACGTTCTTGAACACGTGCAAACTGTGATTCCATAGGAACAAATCTGAttttcggtgaacccaaaggaacacctaggacaatctggtttttagtgtacccgaaggaaacactaagacaatcgggctgtgagttaccccgtcgaatcactcataatcatgtctatgtcaatgtcaatgtcataagGGACTGGTAATCACTTCAGACTACATAGTCATAAAAAAAgtggtgatctcgagggacacccatgtgggtacgactctaatagacaaagttaacagaacgcccattcatagcatgtagcatatcataaacatcataaacaagACATGGatttaatcttaacgtccttaatcatgtgattaatacaccatgcatcatcatcaacgtaaatcagtcatcatcatcaacataaatttaatttaattttagatttatttgaggattctttaaaggttcaactggctaatttttttagatttaaatcttggatttttcccaaccaaggttgaattggtttcaaccccattttctttaagttaattaatttgggagaatttttggatgttagccaattgctatttttattaattaagatattgagtttttccttttatgattaggataaagttaattggagaatttttactgtcagctaggcagtactttgtttggctaaaatatccagataagagattctcctactagacatTCGAACTGAATCTAAGAGAACGcatgtaattattattatgcaTTGTTGGTatctaaaatgcataacttgatgctattgataatgaatgtcattatatggatgattgatgatgatgatgattgatattatgtttatgactgatttatgttgatgataatgactgatttacgttgatgatgatgcatggtatattaattacttgattaaggacgttaagattaatattcatgtcttgTTTACAatgtttatgatatgctacatgctatggatgagtgttctgttaactttgtctattaaagtcgtacccacttgggtgtccctcgggatcaccactttttttttgactatgtagtccgacgggattactagtccattatgacattgacattgacatagacatgattacgagtgattcgacgggataaCTCAtaacccgattgtcttagtgtttccttcgggtacactaaagactagattgtcctaggtgttcctttgagttcaccgaagaccagatttgttcctatgggattacagtttgcacgtgttcgggaacgtgccaatttaggggtacttctttacatgactctaatgggaagttaacaaacacctagtgggactagtagcggccttactgagtatatgtttatactcactttttctatgtttaatatttcaggtcaaggtaaaggtagaggaaagctggcaagcgacagagaaggatccgtggcatgccatatggggactcagttttgcttccgcgtctatgtatCAATGTTTCaatattctgtttttaatgaaaatttagtttccctcttttcaagaaagtgtctcttgttattgtttctttttagtaatgatctcagcttagtataaaaagtttggtcgttacaaaaaataaaacaaaaaagttcTTCGAATACGTTGATAGTTGAGGGACTTAACAACAAACTCTCACCTTGTCCACTTTGGCAAATTACTCAAACACCTTTAATGTTTATGTTCACTTCCCGACTTATAATCTTTCAATATAGGGTAACTAAAGTATCTTCTATGTAAAAATTTGGTACAGAGCTTTACAGTGAGCAACCGTATTACAATTGTGAAtgtaaaatgaaaagaaaacatAACTTCTTCAGCTTATCAATACAAAAAATTTCATCAACTGCATTCTTTATCTCATTAAAACTTTGGCAAGCAAATGTTGACCATATTAACCACCTTTCTTACATCAAATCCAACAACCAATAAACAACAAGGGAAGGGGATATCAAAAGATGAGGGAAGATTAAGCTCTCAAAGATGGCTTGTGCTTCTCAAAGTTTGATAGATCATTCCCAAGAAATCTTCTTGAAGTCGATACTAACAGAAAATTTAGAAGAGTCATGAACCACGCAGCCAACACTAATAAGAGATTTAATTTAGAAAAGTCATGAACCACTCTCTCCACGTTGTCACTCATTTCTCTCTTTGTTCTAAGATGTTTTGTCATTAAACTTTCACTTGTTTTAACTATCCAGACCTGAACTTAGACACTTTATGTGGGGGGATGCATGTCAACAAAGAGATCAACCTTTCTTTGTAGATGTTCCAAGCATTCCACGAGACTTTATAAAATTTCTAAAGCTCCAATATGCACCCAAACAAAAGCAAAATTGCAAGCCTTATTGCAGTTTGCAAAGTTTTCAGCATCCACCTTCAAAATTCCAAAGGATGCCAACCAGCCTTATCCACCATAAAAATATGCCACATATTGGGATAGACTAAAGCCAAATAATCTTGTCCAGCTACAATTCCATAGAACATTGGATGTGGACTCCCAATCTTTCCTGCAAAACATACAAAGAAGAATAGTACTCGTTCTTTGCAATATTGTCATTTGTGGGAATAATATCTTGAACGATCTTCGAGACACAATGTTTTGTATTAGGAAGGGTCGACTCATAGCATTTCAAATAGATTTTCACGACGAAATTTTAAGATTCTCAATAGAAGATGATGCTTCATtaagagtaaataaataaatgccTAAACAATAGTCACTTTTTATAGAGAACTACCCTTTTGGGTCATAGTTCCAAATGATTTTGTTTCTAAAAAGCTCATGTTTCGACATGCATTTTGAAAATGACCTCGACATCAAGGAAAAAATTACATCTTATTAAATCTTCATTCCTTCCCCATCAATGTCCCTTAAAAGGTTATTCATCACACGTTAGGAcacatcttcttcttcttctttttttggttAATCCATGGGTCTTTCAATAAGAATGCACCAACCGTCACCCATTTTTAACCTCAACTTTTTCTTGAAAAGTTGTCTACCGCAGACTATGTTTCTACATGTGTGAAAAAGATGGTTGTTGCAAATTTGAGCCATCAAGAAGTCTTCACTTTTATAGTACCATTCTCTAAGGATCCTAGCCAATAAACAAATAGAAGATGTACTGTCAACTAATTTAGCAAGTATGACTTAGCTGAAAAGGTTAAGGTCTTGAAAACCAAATCCACGATTTTCCTTGCTAATGCATAAACTTCTAATTTCTCTAGTGAAGCTTTTGCTTACCCTCATCAGACTCCACCAAGAAACGTGCACATATCTTATCGCCAAAATATTCTGCTTTctcaaataaatatgaaaattttaaaataagtgAGAGTAAACTGCATGTGCTCCACCCATCTCCTTGTTTTGTAATGCTCCAAATGTTCTAAAAATGACATTGACAAAAGAAGGAAAGttaaatttagttaaattgCAACTACCTCAATTGAAGTTGAAGAATATTGAATAAAGATATTCAATAACATTAAAAGTACTTTTGAACCATGATACTAAGGGATCGTTGATTTCAACAGACATCTTAGATTCCTAATTTTCATGGAGTGGCTGGCATCTGGACTACCATATTTGTTTTGCACTATTGTAAGATGTCCCAACATCTGAAGATTTTTGGGGATCTTAAGATCCCCAGACAGAAAACGTCTTGAGAGTTTTGGATGCCCTTTTGAAAGATGAGTTTCTAAATTCTCGACATATCTCATGTTGAGTGCAAACCAATAAGATTCCCCCAATCTATTTGTACAAGTCCCTTTGAGCTATTTGACCATTTGTGAGATGAAGGATCAAACCTCAATCCTCGAAGTTGATAATACATGTTTATGCTATTTGAGCTATATGTCTTATTAAATGACCAGTTAATCCAAACATTTAAACTAATAGGTGAAAATAAATCtaatattatatcatctaaCATTCTCCTCACTTGTGAGCTTGACGTATATAGAATACCCAataaatgaaaatcaatattaattattGTGGACAAAGTAATATCACAAACAATTTAACACATAACTTTTTGTACCATCTACTACAATACCATGTTTAAACAACCAAGTATTAATTTAGACTACATTTAGTTTCgggaaaatttaataaattaatgatAATCTTAAAAAGTAAGTCTCATTTGATTACATTTGTTCATTAACTGTTTAGCACTTGAGGTCACCTACAAATCTATTATCAAAACAACGAAGAGTGCTTAATTTGATTGCACTTGAAAATTACGTAAGACCTACTACATTACCGttataaaaaataagaatttgtCACATTTACAATTACAGTTACTATTATCGTTATTGGTAGGGCCAAGAGTGAAAGATAACAACAATGATAAATGCCAAATTCAAAgggtaaataaaatattataaaaaataatccAATCATACTTATAATTAAGATCTATTACAATTAATCTATGGATAAAAACTTTGTATGACAATGGGACGAAATTTGATTACAAATTGGTTTATGTGGTAAAAAGGGTACATTGGTGTAGTAGAAAGGAGAGATGAGGAGCGGACCATGAGAAGGCCAAAAAAATCGCGTAACTCATGGTGAAAGTGATAGGCCCCATCACTCTAAATTTCTTTATGCTTTAAAATACTTCACATTTCCCCATTTCCTTTTCTCTCTCCCCAATTCTCCGGCGgatcttcttctctctctctctctcgtttcTCTCTGCAATTCCGATCCCCAAGATGAGCAAGGGACCCGGCCTTTTCTCCGACATCGGCAAGAAAGCTAAAGGTAATTCCTCTTCATTCCTTTCCTTCCGattcttcattcattcattcttacttactcttttcctttttctttccagaTCTTCTGACCAGGGACTACATCTCCGATCAGAAATTCTCCGTCTCTACTTACAGCCATGCTGGAGTGGTAACAGTCATttacttcttttctttccatttctCTGTCTCATGATTCCATAGCTCTAGTTTCAACGCATGGTTCGTTTGAGGAAGGCGTTGGTTTTCAGTTTTAATGTAATCGTATTCGATTTGGTAGTTTTAATTGTTCTTTGAAGTGATTCTGCTCTCACTGTTTCGGATAATTGTGCTATTGTACTGTTTTCGTTTCAAATTTGATTAATACTTTGCCCTCGTTTTATGGATTTTCTTTAGAAAATGTTTTCGAACTTTTATGGTAGAGATGCCTGTTTGGATCTATTAACTAATCTGAAATGTTGATGGATTTTTGTTATGTTGAAGAAATAAGAGAGAATAATTTAAGTGTCTAGCAACATTTTAAAGTTATTGTAGATCTAACAAAATATATCCTGTATGGATTTCTTCTAGTAATATGGCCTACTACTGATCTACATTTcgctatatttgcaaattcttttgcattttactatatttgcaattacTTTGGGTTtgattgctatatttgcaactgcTTCAAGAAATAATGAAGAAAATGTATGCATTTTTCTGGCTGATGGTACATTTCAGCTGTTATATGTTGTTATTGCTGTTGGATTTTGTTTTACCTTGTCTAAATTCTTCAGCTGTTACTGTCCTTTTCTCTTCCTCGTAGCTTAAAGTGTTGTTATTGCTGTTGAATACTCACTAACTTTAATTATATACGTTTTCTTAGCTGAAATTGTAGTTTTTGAGTAGTTTGATGAATACCATAAGTTCATTTCAGCCATCCTGCTACTAGATTCTTTCTTCAATTGCTGGTGCATGTTTGGTAATCTGATTATGCAGTGACTTCATGTCAAATTATGTTGATTCATTATTATCCTTACTCTTATAGGTCCTTACCTCAACCGCAGTGAAGAAAGGGGGACTATCAACTGGGGATATTGCAGCACTGTATAAGTACAAGAATGTTACATTTGATGTTAAAGTTGATACAGAATCAAATGTGAGTTATTTTGCTTCCTCGCTTGTGTTCATTTCACGTTTCTTTTTCCTGACTTAGGTTCATTCTATGTATTCTTGTGTTTCCATCTGActcattcttcttttttttttcttagatatCTACCATCGTCACTTTAAATGAAATAGTTCCATCCACAAAGACTATTGCTTCAGTCAAGATCCCCGATTCTAACTCTGGCAAGGTAAAGTCTAGCATTCTTTTTATTGGAGTATTGGAGATTTGTACTAAAATCAGAGTTGGAGATCTCTTTTATACTTCAAATAGCCTGTTTCTGATTATTCATCCTTGTTGTTGTAGTTGGAGGTTCAATATTTCCATGATCACGCAACCCTTGCTACTGCAGTTGCCTTGAATCAAAATCCCTTTGTCGATGTTTCAGCCACCATTGGTACTCCAACCATTGCCTTCGGTGCAGAAGCAGGCTACGACACCACTTCTGGTAACTTCACAAAGTACGCTGCTGGCATTAGCGTGACAAAACCTGACTCATCTGCATCAATAATCTTGTAAGATATCATTCCTATTGGGAGAAAATATCACTTTTGCCAAACCTACAAGTTCTTTTGTTATGTTGGATCTGTTGCACATTCTAATTTATAGTCTCTCCCTATCATAGAGGTGACAAGGGAGACTCAATAAGAGCTTCCTACGTGCACTATTTGGATCAATTCAAGAGGAGTGCTGCTGTGGGAGAGATCACCCGAAAATTCTCCACAAACGAGAACACTTTCACAGTAGGCGGGTCGTATGCCGTTGATCATCTGACAGTGGTGAAGGGGAAGCTGAACAACAATGGGAAGCTTGGGGCACTTCTACAACATGAAATTATTCCGAAATCTTTGTTGACGATCTCGGGCGAGATCGACACAAAGGCATTGGACAGAGTTCCCAAGTTTGGTTTGTCTGTTGCCCTCAAGCCATAATTATTTCAAAGGTTTTCTTTGAGAAAGGGACTAAAATTCTTGCGTTGCTCGTGGAAGAAGAGCACTCAATAAGTAGTTCCACAGATTCATTTCTTTAGGTACTGtggatttgtttgttttttcatttACCCCCTCCCCtctattttgtttgttttttcctttttaggCTTTGGAggaatttggttattttgaCAATCTATATCCTTAATTATATTGGAGAGAGTTAATGATTTTTGATTGGTTGAAAAATATTCTAAATTCTGATTtcatttcttattgcttttagttttttttattttgtttacaAAAGTTGTGGAGTCTATAgacttttattttcaaatatgatgAGAGGAAAATTAGTGTAAGTGAACATACTTGATCATCCAAATTGACAAAGGATGCATTGTTGGAATGAATTTGGTTTCTATTTGTTTcttcaaagaaagaaaattgatgTTCTTTTAATCTCTATTTGTTCTGTTTTGATTTGATtagtaatttatttttctttattgtatAAAATTGTTTTGACAAAATTTCCCAACTTTCTCAACCATATTCAAATTGGAAATATAAAGTTGTCTATGTTTGGGTTTTTTTagaacattttttttatgaactatgtttgaattttttaatcATTAAAATTATGATAAAATTCATACCATGACAAATTTTTCAaactatattttaattaaatcaattcataACATTGTTTTTAACTAAAATGGGATCTAATATAGTTCTATCTTACTTCTAATTTAAACCTTAAATGTATCAACATGAAATAAATTTCTATTTTCGAAGGGTTCGGTTTATTGTAAAAAATCACTTGGAAGacaaaaatttattaaactTTCTCCTTTTTTTACCATTTCTGTTTTTAGTATCTGCTACTAAACTGTTTTcattgaatttgaaaatatttttaccAAAACCGactctaattttctttttgccCTTTTGCTTATACTAGTAAACAACACacatgaaaaaaattataattttaacttaattttataGAACTGAAACAATCAATTCAATATTCTCCAAATTCATTATCTTCTTCTcttatgtctttttttttttcctatcgGTCGAATGTTGAATTTGATTTGTTTGCACAATTCAAATTCTATGTCTTAAAGTGGAAGATAGAAGGGTTGTTAATTGTGTAATAATAtaacattatttaatatatgGAAGATGTGAAAGTTAGGTAGAACATTAACTAATATCGGTTATGGAattaaaacttttctttttttaataagaagatgaaaagttaaCAAAGTGTAACTTTTATCTTATTGAATGTGAAAATGACTACAAACATTAAATCTATGTAAATGAGAAAAAACAAGactaaaaaaagttataataaaatggtaaaacatccaccaaaatcattttttttaaattataaaattataaatttgaaatcataaatttttaaatgattttgtaggtaaaaaaattaaaggaaagaCTTTAATATTTTTTGCTTTACACATTTTATTATCTTCATGCACACTTAATAAATCTAACAACTCTTACATagttttaacaaaatcaaagtaTAAGTCACTCAaccattttattaataaaatagctttaataaaaaaataaatgaacgAAAAAAACATAAGCAAGATTCTCAtggttacattaaaaaaaaaatctcaatattacatgatttaaacataaagcgcatagatatatgtatatgtCAACCACGAAGTTGGTTCAAGTTTTCCTAACTTCTGTtgtgtactaaaaaaaaaatctgtaaatgaagaaatatacaTAAGCATACTTCTATATTATACAAAAAGGTAggcaacaaaataaaaaaaagaaaaaaattagaagagaataaaaaaacatgatttgatttcttcttcacCCTAAAGAGATACAAAAGAGTTAATATGTGATTTGTGAACatgaatggaaaaaaagaagatatttATACCCAAAGATTTGAAAAGGAAGAATTTGAAAAGTTAAAAGAGATACAAAAGAGTTAATATAAGAGAAGGGAATGCGAATAGTTGGAAGATTGAAGATTAAAAGAGAGAAGAATGTGAATGgatttggataaatttaaatgacataattaaatggatataaattttaaaattttgagaaaagttATATAAGGAGATGAAAAGTTAAGAAAGTATAACTTCTATCTGGTGGAATGTGAAAATGACCAAAAACATTAAATATATGTGAATGATAAAATTGCCTTTAAagcaaaactaaaaaaagatataatgaAAAAGTAA is drawn from Cucumis melo cultivar AY chromosome 11, USDA_Cmelo_AY_1.0, whole genome shotgun sequence and contains these coding sequences:
- the LOC103497425 gene encoding mitochondrial outer membrane protein porin 2 encodes the protein MSKGPGLFSDIGKKAKDLLTRDYISDQKFSVSTYSHAGVVLTSTAVKKGGLSTGDIAALYKYKNVTFDVKVDTESNISTIVTLNEIVPSTKTIASVKIPDSNSGKLEVQYFHDHATLATAVALNQNPFVDVSATIGTPTIAFGAEAGYDTTSGNFTKYAAGISVTKPDSSASIILGDKGDSIRASYVHYLDQFKRSAAVGEITRKFSTNENTFTVGGSYAVDHLTVVKGKLNNNGKLGALLQHEIIPKSLLTISGEIDTKALDRVPKFGLSVALKP